CAAATGGATCAGCGCTGAAAATTCCCACTTTTTCAGGCCTGTGTTCGATTTGACTTTGTTTTGACTTTATCCAGAATCAGAAAATGGTTTTGGACAAAAAGCCATGATGTATAAACAGGAATCCGTTTGTAATTCCTTTAAGTTTTTGTTGTGTTCATATCTATTAGGCGCTTGACGGAACCTGTTGGCCCCTCTCTTCCCTTCTAGATCAATGTATGgcacatttaaatgttactatttaaaacaaaaacattgattGAAAAGACAACTGTAACTGGCAAGCAAGACCtgaataaaaaagatttaaaaaaatccggAGGGGCCAATAAAAAGCCTGATAGGCGGCTCAACTGTACCTTCAGATTCTCCTGGAGGAGGCAGGAGAACTCCTCCCTCTCAACCTTGTTGTGGTTTATCCACGACTCGATGGCCATGGTCGGGTTCTGGGAGCTGGGAACTCCATCTGAGCAGAAGACACAAAGCCTTTTCAACAACGCTGCTAAAGCGAGTTTTAACgcgtgtgatttttttatttgttaaaactggaAAATGCGGATAGAATTACATCAATTTGGACCTTGAGCATTCCTGCAACGCTTTTAAACAGAGAGAAAACggacacctaaaaaaaaatgttagataTATAAAGTATTTCTTGACAGGCCAATCGTGTGCAGTACCCTTAATGATGTCCAGCAGCAGACAGAGCGGCAGATTGAGATATTCTTCGGCCTGATGGAGCTGAGCCAGGTGGATTTTAGCACACTGCTTGGCTGCGGTGTACAGCTCCTGGTCACTGTGTCTGTCCGCAAGCCACATCacctagaaaaaaatataaaaaccacAACGAGTCTAAAcataaatgttcttaaacaaaTGGCCGCGCTACACCGTCGCAAAAAAACAGCGAATCACCTGTAAGCAGTTCTTGACCTCCACCGTCCGCGAGAGGAAGCGGGAGCACTCCTCGAACAGAGCCGTGAGCTGGTACATGTCCGCCATCTCGTAggtgtcctgcagctcctccacccGCAGCTTGATGGTGCCGTGGTAGATGTAGTCCACCAGCAGCTGGAAGACGGAGGCGCTCACGTCCTTCAGCTCGATGGAGCGGTTGTGGGACTCTTTGAGGTTGGAGGTGAACATGGAGCGGAAGAAGCTGCTCTGCGCCGACAGGACCAGGCGGTGCAGGTGAAACTGCCTGTCGTCCACGGTGATGGTGACGTCGGCGAACAGGCCGTCCTCCAGGCACAGGTCCATGATGCTCTTCACCACGCGGCTGGAATGGGAGCGGTCGGTGAAGGTGTAGCCGAGGAAGTAGTTCTCCTCCCCCACGGAGCCGCCGACACTGACGCCGCCCTCCTCACTGGACTCCATCTTTGCCGCCTGTcaggttaacaaaaaaaaacaaaaaaaaaaatgtttacaccCATATTCCAGATCAGTGGATTATTCTTTAGATGACATCTAGACGAGATGAAACAATATTTAGTTCTCATAACTGGGTGGCTTTATATCAGCTGTAAACATCAAAGTTTAGCATAACCGAGCAGATAAGGGCAGAATACTAAGTTTATCAGTGGCAGGCAAACAGTAAACAGATGGCTTATCAATAGATCCTAACCCAAAACAGTCAGAAATAGGGACAACAAAGGTTTTCTTCTCCGGGTTTCATTTCATGTTGACCAGCTGtactatggaaaaaaaatcacgatGATCCACGATGAGGCCTTGAAACCAGGATTAGTTCAAACCTATGGTATAGAACTTTATTCTTATTACTATTATTgtataaaaatcacaaaaatcttGAAAGAAGTGAGGTGCTTAAACAGGACATTTTCCCTGACAGCTACTTGTTctctcttcctgttaaaaggtcTACCTATAAGTATATAtccaaataaatcaaaaacttaaaataacctACAACATATCTTAAAATATAACAACATAgcctaaatttaaaaaaaaatacataaaatatcaaatttattcattttcaagaCTAATAACGACTAAGACCAGATTATTTTGACCAAACAGCTATATCTAACTTTAGgcagaaatatatttaataaaaccagTCACCTTCTGTATTGAGTGCTAACAGATCGCCCTGGGTTTAGACTTTAGGTGGCTGCACATATTTGTTGTGCTGCTGAGGGGTACAGACACCGCTGAGTAGCAAAGCTTGTACATGatgtgtttttctctccacttacGTGTCACTGAATCCAAAGTTTTCCTCCCCTCAAATTAACAGACTACCATTTTTGCACAGGATTGTGGGTTATTTAATTGAAGCAGAAAAGCGATGTCAGCAGTGTGACAATTTGATGtctgtgacacacacacacatatatatatatatatatatatatatatatatatatatatatatatatatatatatatgtgtgtgtgtgtgtgtgtgtgtactgtgATCTTTTAACAGAGCAGAAAGTATCTTAGCTGATCTAAACGTTCAGCTTTTACTGTTTATTCTCAGGTTGAGGACACTGAGCTGCTACCCAGCACTTAGAAAGCCACAACCTTCCTTCGTACCAAAGCTAATCAAGAGATTTCCATTAAACAAACAGTTGATGAAACAGGTTTGAAAATATGCTTTTATGATCACCAGCATGTCTGAAATGCAAAACTCGTTCTTTTATGATCTATTTAGCCATGGGTTGAATGAGATCCATGAAATCGTGCATTTCACACATGTTTGCCTTTGACATGGCAGCGGGGGAACCTGACAACAAGAAAAACAGTGACTGCACACGctttctttaattaaataaataaataaagatgcttTAAATAAGGTAAGGCTATTGCTAGCTGTGTTGTTGTGTTTATCTGCCATTGTCGCCCACAGCCCAACGCCGCCAGCTTGTTCTCCTGCTAAAGAGTTTCACAAAATATTTTGAGGGAAACCTAGAACTAAACAAATGTCGCCTAAATGTGACAACCATGCCCGTACACTACCTTTATTTGCACTGCTGCAGCATTCGGAGGGAGCTGGACCGTTCATCGGAAGTAAATAGTGTTTTAGTTGGATAAAAATGAAAGAGACCAAACGCTTACTGCCCCCGTGTGGCGGAGCTGTGTTACTGCAGTAGCATTACGCACACGAACGCAGCCACTTTGAAGCTCTTTGGATAGAAGCTCACAAAGAATGCAAAGAACGTAacacaataaataattttattatacTAATGTGTCAGAAAGGtattaaacaaacatttcagcAATTATGAGAGTAGATCATAAACTAAAAGTGGAATGTATTGTTAAAATCAAAATTCCACAGTCTCCTTATTGTCCTTATGTAACAATAATGACGTTTTTGTGAGACAGTGACTCAGAATTGACATGTAATACAGAAACGTAAATTAAACATGAGCATCCTTAGATGAGAccgacaaaaatgtaaaaacacacagaagaaaaacacaagtaataaatgttaataaTCACGCAGTTATTTTAGTGTCAATTTAATCATTTCACATTTCCTGTaatataagaaaataagatCTTAAGATAGGAAAacatacttaaataattatagaaGATTACAGCACCTTAAAGTATATACACACCCCTTGAAGTTTTTGGTATTATTTCTACTAACAACTACAAACttgaatatatttttcatgGTGATTATGTGCAATAtactaacacaaagtagcatGTTATTGTGAAGTCGAAGGAAAACTATGaatacttttaattatttatttatttttacaactaaaaatctgaaaaatgcgGCATGTTTTGTATTTCTTGATACCCTCCAATAAAACCAGTGCATTGCCTTTAGAAGTCTGCTACTGAGTAAACTGAATAACATtatgtaaacatctgttttgtaaaggCTTGACAGGGAGCATTAGCTTACAAATAGCATGATAAAGGAGTGGAGGTGAGTCATTTTGTAGTGGTAAATACTACACAACTGCCCTGCAGTACAATCTAAACTCTCTCATTCAGATTATCCCTTcccatttatattttcaaaaaacttTTGATCACAAAATTGAAACTTAAAGCTCTGGATTGTCCTCCTTCAATCAAGTTTCTATGcaatgcattatttatttattttgtgtgcaAACTAAGAATGGGACATAAAGAAATAATTCAGAGTTTCCTTGCAGAGCTGTCACTGGTATTCAAACAAAGCAGTTCAGTTGCTGAAACCTTTCCCATTTTGCTTtagtttaaaatctttaaaagcgTGCCTTACAAGtgaaggaataaaataaatatagagtTGTGCttcaaaacaatgtattttgtctttgtaatgtattttgtttactGCGTGGTGCATTTGAAGGAAACGTAGTTGCCTGTTGGAGTTTTGCAAAGCAAAAAGTtcagattagaaaaaaaaaaaagattctgcaATATAAACTCCTGCAGATGAGCCATCTGGCTTCTGCAGCCTTTTTTCCAAGCTGGAAAAATGAGAGGTATTCGGCGGACGTTTTATTCTTTCCACGAGTGCAGGGGTAGGGCCGATGttgcttttcctctttttgttctGATCTAGAGAAGCATGAACACACAACTAAAACTCTGGCTCTCAATCATTCTATGGCTTTGGCTTGATCAAGTGCTGCGTGGTGAGTAGAAATAGACGTTTTGTTAGTTTCTATGTTGCTACATGCAGGTAGTCCATGTGTCATCCAGTGTGACACTGAAGCAATGTTGGTTATAGCTGCAGATCGTCTGTTTTTGGCAGGGAGTAATTTAAGAGGTACAACAATTcaactttttcttcttcagatgtGGCAGGAGGCTCGAGTCAAAATCCTGTGGCAGATGCCTCATCTCTCTCTGATGCAAACCTGATGTTTGAGGTACCTTCATTTCCGACTCCAGCACACTTCCAGACACCTGCAGTGTTTACCCTCCAAGGACAAAgtatatttttactttcataTTCTGCATGCAGTTTTTGCTGTTTGGGTTGGAGATAAACCAGGATGACAACGTTATCCTGCTGGACGAGGAGCTGGCATCGATGAGGAAAGGGCAGGAATTCCTGTCTCGGATCAATGACGGCATTCCGAAAAGTCTAAGCTCAATGGAGCTCATGGCACAGAACATGGAGAAGACGCCCCTGACTCGGGATCAGTTTGAGAACCTGGTTCTGAGCATGGTGTACTCTGCTCTGCAGGCCAGAGTCcagaggagcagagaggagcgaGAGGCCTGGGGTGGAGTGCTCCTCCAGCTGGCAAACGTCACCACCTACAAATTACGGGGAGGTTTTCTCTTTgactacagttaaaaaaaaaagaaaccataaaaaggtgtgtgtgcatttatttttcaggCTTGGATCTTAAAAATTAGAAATTCAAAAATTTTCCAAAGGAATAGTCAACAACGTACAAATGaatatatttaatgtttgtACAGTAGAAAAATTGCTGGGAAAATGTGCACAGCGGAAAGATACATATAAAAGGCTCAAGAACATTTATAAACATCCCTGATCTTAGAAGCACGAACAGTAacaaagaaatgtacaaaacaAGCTTCTCGTCTTTTAGTTTCTGACCATTTACTTCTTCCTCGACTGAGCTCGTTTAAGTTTGGTGCACCCGGTTTTGGTTTTGGTCTCAGCTTCTTCCAGAGAAGCCagctttttcttcagctttgCATCCCCAGTGGGACCCCTCCGGTCTCTGGCGGCGCGCTGCTGGCTCCTCCGCTGACCCCTCAGCCCGTCCGCCGACGGTGACGTCTCCTCCAGCGGTTTGTGTCGGCCGCTGACCAACGACGAGTCGTGGTCCCAGATCAGTAGTGTTACGCCTGAGAGCAATCATAAAGCGTAAGTTTTACTGTTGGATACAGTATTTACGCCCCTTAACCTATTTCAGATAGCTTCATCGTATTTACTGGGATTCCATGTGGTATAAAAACAAGGTGGAACATACAGTAGCTGTGAAGCGGATGAAGATGATGCATGTTTTTAACCAATATAAATCTGTATGGCTGGTCTCATCCCCCTCTACTCTCACACCCTCAAATAAAATCTAGTACCACCAACTGCCTCCAGAAGTCCCCTAAAGAGAGTATTAATCTGAGAAGAACTAAAGGGCCTactgtaactctggaggaaagGCAGAGATCCACGGTTCCGGTGAGGAAACCTATCGACAGACTATAATAGTCATGCGCTCCATGAATCTGGCCTTCGTGAGGGGTGGCAGAAAGAAAACCATTAGAGGTTCTGTTCAGGCCACGTAGCAGGCAGCAAATAAGCACATTGGCCTGCATGCTACCTAATACTTCACATCGCTCTGAACAAACCagtggtgatggcagcatcatgctgtggggatactttTCTCTAACAGGGACAGGGAAACAGACCCTGGATGGATGGCactaaataaatggaaaaaccTGTTAGAAACCCCGTTAGAGGCTGCTAAAGACTCCAGACTGGGGCGGAGGCTCATCTTGCAGCAGGACAACCGCCggaaagagacagaaagagcTACTATGGAGTCGTTTAGATTAAATCcaattcatgtgttagaatggcctagtcaaagttcagacccaACTACAAAATACACAtctaattttgaaaataaaaataagcaaaaaaattacatttctacATGTGCGAGGCAGATGGAgacatacccccccccccccaaaccatGCATTGTTTTCATTCACTACTGTTTTGTGTTaatgcaccacataaaacatcccaaaaaacacactaatttcttttttttagctgcaacgtcacaaaatgttaaaataacataaaaaacttTCACGAGACTTTCCAGCTGATCGGGTTCATGTACCTACGAACAGCATGCtgtaaacagaataaaaatactcaccCATTCCAGATCCGATGACGTCGCCCATGGGGCTGAACTTGTTGATCTGTAAAAACAGAGTCCCTCGCTTTATTTAGTGCAGCGTTGGATCACATTTCGACTTGCTTGCgtttaaataaaagtgttatttaCCGATTTGATCCCTGTGGCGATGGAATCGTACATCTGAAACACCAGCTCCCCGCTGTTGGAGTCGAAGATGTCAATGGTCCTCCGATCTCCGGTGCAGATGCGGTCATCGGGGTAGCGCCCCGCCACAATCAGGTCGTACAGGGGATGCCATGTGGCCTACAGAACAATCGCATCAGGACTCTTATCTATCTACAACCATGGTGCTGAAAATTTGATTTTTAGTCATAAAACCAGATGAGATTTGATCAGATGGTCATAAAGAAGGATGCGACCGCGTTCTGCTTTTACTCCCATTAAAATAAACCTGAAGAGAGGCAACCCACCTTGATGGGGGTGAGGTGCTGAAACTGCCTGTGCGGGTGCTGGATGATGTGCTGAGGCTTGGACCAGTCAGAGGACGCGTACACGCGGATCTGGTCGTGCTGATCTGTGGTGAGCAGCTTGGAGCAGTCCAGAGGGTTGAAATAGGCTGCAGAGACCCATTAAATAGGTTATCAGGAGTGATTGATTCTCTTTACTTCGAGGACAACAGGAGTAAAGAGATAGCTGACATacaaacggatctaaaaataagtaaaatgttcctaaaatttgtgtttttgtcctagatttgagcaggtaaataatattatctgccaatgcaatgagtattttgacccctaaaataagataattagacatcctgcacttgaaataagatgattgagatgaattgttcctattttaagggcaaaagtcttattccattggcagatcatcttattaacctgctcaaatcaaggacaaatactctcattttaagaaaatattactcatttttgttccgtttttgcagtgttttaggtttttattcaCCTGATAAAGTCCTAACTCCCACATATTTCAACTGTCTACTCTCATCTCTTATATCAGGTCAGGGCTGCTTAATGCAGAAAAGATTGGATTATTCTTCTCATCCTCTTTAttgttaaaaacagcttttttttcctgtttctggtCAGCTGGGATTACCCAAAAGCATTACAACATAAAAAGCCAGAAATAAATGCCAGAGAAATGAGAGgcagaattttaaaatgactttatgggTCCCAGTTcatcatttctttttgtattttaggcTGCGCTGCTGTCTGTGGCGGGGATCTTTGTCCCAATTAGTAACAATGTAAACAGCAACACTACGGATGTAGGAGAGAGCCTCTCGGTGTCAGCACACGTAAAGTGACGTCCAAATCGTTCAAACACACACGTGTTGGGGAAGGTTTTGCTCAGCCGGCCAAAGTTAATAGATAAAAAGCAGAACTATAACTTTGTTGGTTCGATTTTCCTTAATAtgtttgaatataaaaaagtagTAGACCTGCTTAATTACCTAGGCAAAGTTTTTCTTGCAATTAAAAATGTCTACATCAGTCTGAAAAATTTAAActcagctttttttattttgctgtcatCTGCTTGTTGGTAGAATAAAACCTCTTAATGCATCAAATGCTGCTCAACTGTCTGAGTCGTCTTCCCTGTGCTTTACTTTTTTACGTTTAGGTTTGTTCTTGTAAGACTTTCCCGCTCAAGAGATAATTTCTCCTCAGATATCTGACATCAAGGATGTTTTACCGCTGCGATGTTGAACAGCCACGCGTAAAAAGAATAACAAAGGGTTTACCAAAGGAAGAGAATCCCAACCTGAGTTGACAGCTCTGTCGTGAGGCATTTCGTGGAGGAAGCTCTTCTTGTCCTTGACGTTCCTCAGGTCCCAGAGCTTCACCGTGTGATCAACAGAGGCCGTCGCCAGCAACCAGTCGCATCGGGTGTTAAACTCTGCATGCGTCACTTTGGCTTTGTGCAACTTATGGCTGAAGATCTAATAATTAAACAGATCAAGGGCAGCAAAAACGTGAATGCCCGTTCTCTTTATATTCTAAAGACAGCCATTTACAGTAGCTTCCAGAGGAAACAAAAAACCTCAAACATGTCTCCCACTGTGAGAGATAAGTACAAGCTATAGTTACATCAGTCaatttaaaatcaacatttctgagaggcttgtttgtcagacaaaaagcacaatttaagcaggtattaaacgtTGTTTTCACAAggcccccatttctgcatgaaaatatTTGCTCTTCGTTGGTCTGATCCAATATTCTAATctttattgttgtgtttttattagccgGAGGTACGGGGGGGGAtcacaattaacagaaataaaagcattaaaacatcATTAATCTGTGTTCATCtgtataatgtgtttcccttagtgatctgaaataaattaacttttcaaaaacattgaaatgtattaaatatgaCTGTACCTATAGGAATTGTTTTCAATCCTTTTAGACGTATACTACTAGACATTTAAGCCTCTGTTCAGCGGTCACTTATTCTCAAATAACTTACCAATTTATTCCATGCTATCTGCTTTTCTGCTCATCAAAGTCAGTAAATGTTAGTAAAGAAGTCCTTGCAATGATTCTTCAGGAGGCAGACTTTTTGCGAACCCTACAGGTAAGACCAACATTATTCACTCCCCTGCTAGATTTAGGTCTAaagcccttttaaaaaaaaaaaaataacaaaaaaaaaaaacaattgtgtttCTTTTGACTGGAAGTAACATTAACTTTGATTTCCCCAGATTTGTTCCTTCTTTCTGAGAAGAAAGAAGGaacattgaattcaattcaattcaattaagtcTCTGCTAACTCCACCTCAGTCTCCAACTCAAATTCATTGagagcatttaaaaataaaaatataatttttttagaagTTGAGACGTAAAACGGTTTAAAGTAGATATTTTTGCTCCTGAGTGGTGCACCTTTTGCCCGTCCAGTCCCAGCAGAGTGAGCTCTCCCACGTTGTCCCCCGTCACAAGCATCTGTCGACTCACAGAGACGTCGACGCAACAATACCAAAAGCTGCAACAAAAACAATGTCCATTTAGAGGATATAAGCAATAATCACCAAAGAACATTTGACATTTGTAATAAATAATCATAAAACACACTTCCAGCTACAAAATTCAAAAACTCTACTCCTTTAGGTGACAttcacccccccccacacacacacacacctttatgCTAATCAAACTTACAATtacacaaaacaattaaaaaaataataatttgatctGGGTTTCAGAGACTACcaagcacacacaaaaaaacataagatTTTACACAAAAACATGGAGCACAAAATGCAATGCAAGCACAGCGCCTTACAAAAACACTGATTTTCCCTTTTAGTGACATTgccaaccacaaacctcaatgcaTCTTATTGAGATCTACAAGACAAACGAAAGGTAGCGTGAAAATTAGATTTGTTGTCCAACAAGACATCTACAACGTGAGGCGTTGATATTCTGCTCTTTTAGAGGCGATCCTTTAAGAAGCACATTTAGGGTGATTACAGCCACAAGCCACTTGGTGTTATGCCTCCAAACGCTCTGTACATatagagaaaaacatttttactcatTCTTCTGTGCACAATAGCTCAAACTCagccagactggatggagacCTCTGGATCTCTCCAGCCGCTTCCCAGGTTCATCTGGAACCTTTTCGTTGCTTCaaattaatgctctccttgcccggCATGCCAAATTAGGTGGACGGACAGGTCCTGGTGGGTGTGCAGTGGTGTCCACACTCTATTTTCAGATGATTAACTCCTCGTGCCTGATACTCAAAATTTgggatattgtgtttttttaagcctCTACCTGACCTGTCGGCgatgttctttggtcttcatggtgttgtttgttttcaaaagttCTCTAACAACCTTCTGAAggccttcacaaaacagctggattcataccGACATGAAAATACACGACATGTATTAAacaggtgacttctgaaggttATTGGTAGCATGGGGTTTTATTtatgggtatcagagtaaaaggaatgagcatatatatatatatatatatatatatatatatatatatatatatatatatatatataaaattataaaacaattacattttttgcacttttaattaaaaaaggttGGACACAACTAGTTAATCACATAAACTCCCCTTCAAAAATACAgaggtttgtagttgtaatatgAAAAAAGGGAAACAGTTCAATGCCTAGAAATACTTTTGTATGGCACTATAACTGCAAatgttgtcgtttttttttttttttgtcacatcacgCATCAGTCTTCTTTCCAGCTTTCTCACCAAACGTTGTGGTGATCGTGCCCGCAGTCTTGGGTTCTGGACAGCAGGGTGGGAGGGTGGCCCTCAAAGCTCTGCAGGGTCAGTGTCCCCTCGCCAGAGGCGACATAAACGCTGGAGAAGTCTGTGGGGCAAAACTTCATCCCTCCAATAAAGTCTCCCGCTCCTTTCTGCACACACAGATACAAACGTACACGCAGTTAGCGCATCGCGCTGCAATGCACGGGCCTGGATCGGTTGGGGCCGGCTGATAAGAAGACTGAGGCGAGACTGAGCGAGCTTCCAACCCCGATGGAGAAAGACGGGCTCTTAGTCTTACTTCAGGGTGTCTGTGTTGGCAAACACTTTTAGGGTTGTCCCACTGAAATCCCGGAGAGCTGTGGAACCTCCCATAGACGAGGTGAACAGCTGAGTGGGGTTTAACGGGTTAAACTTCATGTCTGTAACTGAGTCTCCAGGCCCCATCTGAGCAGAGAATCAACAAAACATGGTGGAAAGGCACATCTAGGGTGCACACTTCTACAAGCCAACCTCAAAATGGGACTTTTCTTTAGCCGCGAAAAGATGGCCGGTCGTTATAAAGGTCGAGCAGCACCCCTTGTACTGCTCGTTACAGAGATAAAACCGGATCGGACCCACCAACTCACCCCTGGAAGGAAGGTTTTCTTTTCAGACTTCTCAAAGTCCCAGAGGAAAATGTCGCCGCCTTTAGAGGCTGCCGCCACAGTGGTGGGTTGAGTGGGGTGCCACTCCAAACAGGTGATCCTGCGGTCAAAGGGACTGCTGGCGCCGTGAAAATGATACGACGACAGAGATCGGACAAAGGGCCCCTGGAGACACTGGAAGAGACAaagagaaagttttttttttttaactaaacttCCAGTGGAATAAGACATTCATTATGCTTTATCACACGCTGCACTTTCTGAGTCTACAactccttaaaaaaaactagattatgaaatatgctggtgaagattcttagtcatccaggtcatggtcattccaaaaaaaggtaaaaaacaaagcaactgg
This genomic stretch from Fundulus heteroclitus isolate FHET01 chromosome 2, MU-UCD_Fhet_4.1, whole genome shotgun sequence harbors:
- the ddb2 gene encoding DNA damage-binding protein 2 isoform X1, whose product is MTQRLQNTRAQPPGGHVFCSVMQTQNFPICYLQLAIAGGEMKGKSTKSQAGGPKSKVKKRAAEVSGLSPAKKLRAKIDGETSKGGAPYSSAGVQRKPGHGSILHYIYKSTLGQSLHSQMRQCLQGPFVRSLSSYHFHGASSPFDRRITCLEWHPTQPTTVAAASKGGDIFLWDFEKSEKKTFLPGKGAGDFIGGMKFCPTDFSSVYVASGEGTLTLQSFEGHPPTLLSRTQDCGHDHHNVCFWYCCVDVSVSRQMLVTGDNVGELTLLGLDGQKIFSHKLHKAKVTHAEFNTRCDWLLATASVDHTVKLWDLRNVKDKKSFLHEMPHDRAVNSAYFNPLDCSKLLTTDQHDQIRVYASSDWSKPQHIIQHPHRQFQHLTPIKATWHPLYDLIVAGRYPDDRICTGDRRTIDIFDSNSGELVFQMYDSIATGIKSINKFSPMGDVIGSGMGVTLLIWDHDSSLVSGRHKPLEETSPSADGLRGQRRSQQRAARDRRGPTGDAKLKKKLASLEEAETKTKTGCTKLKRAQSRKK
- the ddb2 gene encoding DNA damage-binding protein 2 isoform X2 gives rise to the protein MTQRLQNTRAQPPGGHVFCSVMQTQNFPICYLQLAIAGGEMKGKSTKSQAGGPKSKVKKRAAEVSGLSPAKKLRAKIDGETSKGGAPYSSAGVQRKPGHGSILHYIYKSTLGQSLHSQMRQCLQGPFVRSLSSYHFHGASSPFDRRITCLEWHPTQPTTVAAASKGGDIFLWDFEKSEKKTFLPGMGPGDSVTDMKFNPLNPTQLFTSSMGGSTALRDFSGTTLKVFANTDTLNFWYCCVDVSVSRQMLVTGDNVGELTLLGLDGQKIFSHKLHKAKVTHAEFNTRCDWLLATASVDHTVKLWDLRNVKDKKSFLHEMPHDRAVNSAYFNPLDCSKLLTTDQHDQIRVYASSDWSKPQHIIQHPHRQFQHLTPIKATWHPLYDLIVAGRYPDDRICTGDRRTIDIFDSNSGELVFQMYDSIATGIKSINKFSPMGDVIGSGMGVTLLIWDHDSSLVSGRHKPLEETSPSADGLRGQRRSQQRAARDRRGPTGDAKLKKKLASLEEAETKTKTGCTKLKRAQSRKK